One genomic segment of Salinigranum rubrum includes these proteins:
- a CDS encoding DUF7287 family protein: protein MSRRDRDRGQTTIDFAVGATLFLLTMAFVFVFVPVMFEPFATSQSDPLVADRVANRLATDVLGTPANPYVLNATCTTAFFANSAPPSGCSYAYDTASDHPNLALGVDAETRINVTVVDSAGSVAFGAGADRTNARDVITAQRRVLYDGQSYDLFVRVW, encoded by the coding sequence GTGAGTCGCCGTGACCGTGACCGGGGACAGACGACCATCGACTTCGCCGTCGGGGCGACGCTGTTCCTCCTCACGATGGCGTTCGTCTTCGTGTTCGTCCCCGTGATGTTCGAGCCCTTCGCGACCAGTCAGTCCGACCCGCTCGTCGCCGACCGCGTCGCCAACCGCCTGGCGACCGACGTCCTCGGCACCCCCGCGAACCCGTACGTCCTCAACGCGACGTGTACGACGGCGTTCTTCGCGAACAGCGCGCCGCCGTCGGGCTGTTCGTACGCGTACGACACGGCCAGCGACCACCCGAACCTGGCGCTCGGCGTCGACGCCGAGACGAGGATCAACGTGACCGTCGTCGACTCCGCCGGGTCCGTCGCGTTCGGCGCGGGCGCGGACCGGACGAACGCCCGCGACGTCATCACGGCACAGCGGCGGGTGCTGTACGACGGCCAGTCGTACGACCTGTTCGTCAGGGTGTGGTGA
- a CDS encoding type II secretion system F family protein produces the protein MSLESQNGLDGSTDALGDAFYPVYQFLFDENSDFVGDVEERLEQARMGENVELYISRALAIGVLLGGTLWILGTLIGFGLVQFGVLTEEVVSLGIPVPDEETAATLSAIAVPVAVGIMGVVFGSIGFGIGFGTLVAIPYSRASARKREINMLLADSVSFMYALSVGGLNQLEILEAMARAEDTYGEVAREFQSIVQETEYFGTDYRNAIRQQAIVTPSDDLSQFLTDMLSIVNSGGDMQRFLADKKEKHLRTSKQEQEMTLETLELFGEMYMTLSLFPLLLIIILVIMSMLGEAQDMLLFGTIYLLTPLIGFGFLVLVSTVKQDEPGDGYLQLSDDPDPVTQSGRDGALKLGLINGFVGEFALFSHVKNRELLHNVRGILAAPHIFFRDNPMYTLALTVPLALVSLVVPVALGVAPTSWDALVARPVWGTFVWVYLPMYIVVLPLAVFYEWNVRRRNSITGKLSENLRKLSSANDTGQTLLESVRTVSSTSSGKLADEFDVIYAKVNYGTSLREALIEFNNKYHIPRLARTIKLISKAQEASSQITDVLSTAAQASENQDDIERERRSRTMMQVAIILMTYFTLLAVMAILKTQFLDVMAGLTEQASSGGGGGGSQFSGGIDPNQLSLLFFHGVTIQAMISGLISGYIRTADVRSGLKFTLVLMTVALATWTVVG, from the coding sequence ATGAGTCTCGAATCACAGAACGGCCTCGACGGCAGCACCGACGCGCTGGGTGACGCGTTCTACCCGGTGTACCAGTTCCTGTTCGACGAGAACAGCGACTTCGTGGGTGACGTCGAAGAGCGCCTCGAACAGGCGCGGATGGGCGAGAACGTCGAGTTGTACATCTCCCGCGCGCTCGCAATCGGCGTGCTGCTCGGCGGGACTCTGTGGATCCTCGGGACGCTCATCGGCTTCGGCCTGGTCCAGTTCGGCGTCCTGACCGAGGAGGTCGTCAGCCTCGGTATCCCGGTTCCCGACGAGGAGACCGCCGCGACGCTCTCGGCCATCGCCGTCCCCGTCGCCGTCGGGATCATGGGCGTCGTCTTCGGGAGCATCGGCTTCGGCATCGGCTTCGGCACGCTCGTCGCCATCCCCTACTCCCGCGCGTCGGCCCGGAAACGCGAGATAAACATGCTGCTCGCGGACTCGGTGTCGTTCATGTACGCCCTCTCCGTCGGGGGGCTGAACCAGCTCGAAATCCTCGAGGCGATGGCCAGGGCCGAGGACACCTACGGCGAGGTCGCTCGGGAGTTCCAGAGCATCGTCCAGGAGACGGAGTACTTCGGGACCGACTATCGAAACGCGATCCGCCAGCAGGCGATCGTCACCCCCAGCGACGACCTCTCGCAGTTCCTCACCGACATGCTCTCCATCGTCAACTCCGGCGGTGACATGCAACGGTTCCTCGCGGACAAGAAGGAGAAACACCTCCGCACGTCGAAGCAGGAACAGGAGATGACGCTCGAGACGCTGGAGCTGTTCGGCGAGATGTACATGACGCTCTCGCTGTTCCCCCTCCTCCTCATCATCATCCTCGTCATCATGTCGATGCTGGGCGAGGCCCAGGACATGCTGCTGTTCGGGACCATCTACCTCCTGACGCCGCTCATCGGCTTCGGCTTCCTCGTCCTCGTCTCCACGGTGAAACAGGACGAACCCGGCGACGGCTACCTCCAGCTCTCGGACGACCCGGACCCCGTCACCCAGAGCGGCCGGGACGGGGCGCTGAAGCTCGGGCTCATCAACGGCTTCGTCGGGGAGTTCGCGCTGTTCTCGCACGTCAAGAACCGCGAACTGCTCCACAACGTGCGCGGCATCCTCGCGGCCCCGCACATCTTCTTCCGCGACAACCCGATGTACACGCTCGCGCTGACGGTCCCGCTGGCGCTCGTGTCGCTCGTCGTCCCGGTCGCGCTGGGAGTCGCTCCGACCAGTTGGGACGCGCTGGTCGCCCGCCCCGTCTGGGGGACGTTCGTCTGGGTCTACCTGCCGATGTACATCGTCGTCCTCCCGCTCGCCGTGTTCTACGAGTGGAACGTCCGGCGGCGCAACTCCATCACCGGAAAGCTCTCGGAGAACCTCCGGAAGCTCTCCTCCGCGAACGACACGGGCCAGACGCTGCTCGAATCGGTCCGGACGGTGTCGTCGACCTCCTCGGGGAAGCTCGCCGACGAGTTCGACGTCATCTACGCGAAGGTCAACTACGGGACGAGCCTCCGTGAGGCGCTCATCGAGTTCAACAACAAGTACCACATCCCCCGACTCGCGCGGACCATCAAACTCATCTCGAAGGCGCAGGAGGCGTCCTCGCAGATCACGGACGTGCTCTCGACGGCCGCGCAGGCGTCGGAGAACCAGGACGACATCGAGCGCGAGCGCCGCTCGCGGACCATGATGCAGGTCGCCATCATCCTCATGACCTACTTCACACTCTTGGCCGTCATGGCCATCCTGAAGACGCAGTTCCTCGACGTGATGGCCGGGCTCACGGAGCAGGCCAGCAGCGGCGGGGGCGGCGGCGGGAGCCAGTTCAGCGGCGGTATCGACCCGAACCAGCTCTCGCTTCTGTTCTTCCACGGCGTCACCATCCAGGCGATGATCTCGGGGCTCATCAGCGGCTACATCCGGACGGCGGACGTCCGGTCGGGGCTCAAGTTCACCCTCGTCCTGATGACGGTCGCGCTCGCCACGTGGACGGTGGTGGGCTGA
- a CDS encoding type II/IV secretion system ATPase subunit produces the protein MAIDDADPAGATQSESAPSQSAGATVGEYTWEQYLREYGDSGDADAAATMRRSGDIDWDAITAEDRAVADLGVHPTEIEDQLAAAAAAAARVDDGIEPTTDLSDPPVAKDWYAAEHFESDHPETTLDDALGFDAEEVEGVLSHAGGLAEELSDVVDQRTVSVQEDFDEDAFFRTDEGHSTVVTRYDLEKTVPLAKKGHFREIERYWVNEPYSFVIIFHSTKENEKKYYVVQPYMNRIEDDLVDYLTGKLRTAIKYSDDDVIAAGTEDRGRIIEAETLNLLDRYGLFSAPDAGIGASDDGAAGFLRSGPLGALADLFGLGGDDEPEPSAATALGVGQLDGIAARPESAVLEEDAKQLNEYQVEKLLYYLRRDFIGYERIDGIKHDINVEDISCDGYNSPVFVYHSDYEQIISNVYHGKAELDDFVVKLAQRSGKGISKRSPQVDATLPDGSRAQLTLGQEVSDHGTNYTIRQFKDVPFTPIDLICWNTFSLDEMAFLWLCIENHKSLIFAGGTASGKTTSLNAVSLFIPSNSKIVSIEDTREVELPQRNWIASVTRPSFAEDDGGDVDEFALLEAALRQRPDYIVMGEIRGEEGRTLFQVMSTGHTTYTTFHADSVGEVLKRFTTEPINVSKTMFTALDLVSIQTSTRVGGNKVRRNKSLTEINHYDAENDEINVQDVYQWQAETDEFLKMGNSNTLEEIMFDRGWTAEKLDRELFKRQLVLAYLIDRELNSYAQVAATFQAFINDQETILSLIADDRLEQSLEDLREMESVHINIEPEKEAMVPRPSPDTETAALAEGILGRAEESLLPEYRGNEAADVVAALASIEPATDVTVGRDETGPTAVGADGGDAFTEALEDATGGRAIATAGLATGAASEATPGASARTRPRRPAVSASASTSRTSPTERDR, from the coding sequence ATGGCTATCGACGACGCTGACCCTGCCGGCGCGACTCAGTCGGAGTCAGCGCCGTCGCAGTCGGCCGGAGCGACTGTCGGCGAGTACACCTGGGAGCAGTACCTCCGCGAGTACGGCGACTCCGGGGACGCCGACGCCGCTGCGACGATGCGACGTTCCGGCGACATCGACTGGGACGCTATCACGGCTGAGGATCGGGCGGTCGCCGACCTGGGCGTCCACCCCACCGAAATCGAGGACCAACTGGCCGCGGCAGCGGCGGCGGCCGCCCGTGTCGACGACGGGATCGAACCGACCACCGACCTCTCGGACCCACCGGTCGCGAAGGACTGGTACGCCGCGGAACATTTCGAGTCCGACCACCCGGAGACGACCCTCGACGACGCGCTCGGCTTCGACGCCGAGGAGGTCGAGGGCGTCCTCTCACACGCGGGGGGCCTGGCCGAGGAACTCTCGGACGTGGTCGACCAGCGAACCGTCTCGGTCCAGGAGGACTTCGACGAGGACGCGTTCTTCCGGACCGACGAGGGACACTCGACCGTCGTGACGCGGTACGACCTCGAGAAGACCGTTCCGCTCGCGAAGAAGGGGCACTTCCGCGAGATCGAGCGCTACTGGGTGAACGAACCGTACTCGTTCGTCATCATCTTCCACTCGACCAAGGAGAACGAGAAGAAGTACTACGTGGTCCAGCCGTACATGAACCGGATCGAAGACGACCTCGTGGACTACCTCACGGGGAAGCTTCGGACGGCGATCAAGTACTCCGACGACGACGTTATCGCGGCCGGCACCGAGGACAGAGGACGCATCATCGAGGCCGAGACGCTCAACCTCCTCGACCGCTACGGGCTCTTCTCGGCGCCGGACGCCGGGATCGGTGCGTCCGACGATGGGGCGGCTGGCTTCCTCCGGAGCGGCCCGCTCGGCGCGCTCGCGGACCTCTTCGGCCTCGGCGGCGACGACGAACCCGAGCCGTCGGCGGCGACCGCGCTCGGCGTCGGCCAACTCGACGGCATCGCGGCCCGACCCGAATCGGCCGTGCTCGAGGAGGACGCGAAGCAACTCAACGAGTACCAGGTCGAGAAGCTACTGTACTACCTCCGCCGTGACTTCATCGGCTACGAGCGCATCGACGGCATCAAACACGACATCAACGTCGAGGACATCTCGTGTGACGGGTACAACTCGCCCGTCTTCGTCTACCACTCCGACTACGAGCAGATCATCTCCAACGTCTACCACGGGAAGGCGGAACTCGACGACTTCGTCGTGAAGCTCGCCCAGCGCTCGGGGAAGGGCATCTCCAAGCGGAGCCCGCAGGTCGACGCGACGCTCCCCGACGGCTCGCGCGCCCAGTTGACGCTCGGCCAGGAGGTGTCGGACCACGGGACGAACTACACCATCCGGCAGTTCAAGGACGTCCCGTTCACCCCCATCGACCTCATCTGCTGGAACACGTTCTCGCTCGACGAGATGGCCTTTCTCTGGCTCTGTATCGAGAACCACAAGTCGCTCATCTTCGCCGGCGGGACCGCGTCGGGGAAAACCACTTCGCTGAACGCGGTGTCGCTGTTTATCCCCTCGAACTCGAAGATCGTCTCCATCGAGGACACCCGCGAGGTGGAACTGCCCCAGCGCAACTGGATCGCCTCGGTCACTCGGCCGTCGTTCGCCGAGGACGACGGCGGCGACGTCGACGAGTTCGCCCTGCTGGAAGCGGCGCTCCGACAGCGGCCCGACTACATCGTCATGGGCGAGATTCGTGGCGAGGAGGGGCGCACGCTCTTCCAGGTCATGTCGACGGGCCACACGACGTACACGACGTTCCACGCCGACTCGGTGGGGGAGGTCCTCAAGCGCTTTACGACCGAGCCGATCAACGTCTCGAAGACGATGTTCACCGCCCTGGACCTCGTCTCCATCCAGACCTCCACCAGAGTCGGCGGCAACAAGGTCCGCCGGAACAAGTCCCTCACGGAGATCAACCACTACGACGCGGAGAACGACGAGATCAACGTCCAGGACGTCTACCAGTGGCAGGCGGAGACGGACGAGTTCCTCAAGATGGGCAACTCCAACACCTTAGAGGAGATCATGTTCGACCGCGGGTGGACCGCGGAGAAGCTCGACCGGGAGCTGTTCAAACGCCAACTCGTCCTCGCGTACCTCATCGACCGCGAACTGAACTCGTACGCGCAGGTCGCGGCGACGTTCCAGGCGTTCATCAACGACCAGGAGACCATCCTCTCGCTCATCGCCGACGACCGCCTCGAACAGTCGCTCGAGGACCTCCGCGAGATGGAGTCGGTCCACATCAACATCGAACCCGAGAAGGAGGCGATGGTGCCGCGCCCCTCGCCGGACACGGAGACCGCCGCGCTCGCCGAAGGTATCCTCGGTCGTGCGGAGGAGTCGCTGCTCCCCGAGTACCGGGGGAACGAGGCGGCGGACGTCGTGGCGGCGCTCGCGAGCATCGAGCCGGCGACCGACGTGACCGTCGGTCGCGACGAGACGGGACCGACGGCCGTCGGTGCGGACGGCGGCGACGCGTTCACCGAGGCGCTGGAGGACGCCACGGGGGGACGGGCGATAGCGACGGCGGGACTGGCAACGGGGGCGGCGTCGGAAGCGACGCCGGGGGCGAGCGCCCGGACGCGGCCGAGGAGACCGGCGGTTTCGGCTTCGGCTTCGACGAGTCGGACGAGTCCGACGGAGCGTGACAGATGA